The Amblyomma americanum isolate KBUSLIRL-KWMA chromosome 2, ASM5285725v1, whole genome shotgun sequence genome contains the following window.
CCACAACGCCACAAGGACAGAGCAAGTCTACGAAACAATTGTAAGTTGCTAGAAGCACTCCGCTCATGGGTAGTGGGCACGGCAAAAGCAAAAGACATACATCGTCACTATGGTAAGCGTGAACAGGACGGTTGTCCCTTACctgaatgaaaaacaaaaaggagCTTGTGAGACGCATGATCCTTgtgctttcgccgtgcccactgactgCACAGCACGGGAGGTCCatatatattgccacctggtgttctcaggtggcgctgaagtgtcttcgaagacgttgaagtgtctcgcgctggctggctggctgcttgctgtattctgctggttagcgacctgtctccctgttttccgttacatattttggtgtaggcgctgggtaaagatccctgtatatgtctcatactcctccggataccctgggctccagtccttcgctagtggacacccccgtgcaccgtgctagccggagaaatcaaggcctacctcccgaacacgggcttttggagtctgccagagcacccacccatcgacctgtcatgccagctgctgcctactacaccttgcagaatccgcgactgcccaaaccattccacggcagtcagctcgaagacgtagaggactggcttctcgagtttgaacgcgtggcctcattcaaccagtgggacgacgccgctaaacttcgaaacgtcttctttagtctcgaggatggtgcacgtacctggtacgaaaaccgagaagacgccctaacatcatggcacgagttccgccgacgcctgctggagacctacactagcacggatcgtcgagaacgggctgaacgggctttgcagtctcgcattcagatgtcgaatgagactgtaagcatgtacgtggaggatatgactcggctcttccggcgagctgacccggccatgcccgaagataaaaaggtgcgccatctcatgcgcggcgttaaagagcaacttttcgctggcctcgtgcgcagtccacctgggactgttgctgagtttctctcggaggcggtcacgatggagaagatgctcttgcggcggtctaccacctacgaccggccggtactcgccgcttcacttacagagccgcttcctgccttcggggctaaccctggtcttctccgcgacctgatccgctccgttgtgcgcgaagagctccaggcgcttttcggtgctcccctgccgacggccggctctctcgctagcctggtccgcgaagaggttcaagccttgagaccttcgttcccgtccgttgacccgccgcctttaccaacggagtgccgtcgtccaacgtacgctgaagccttgcaacgtcctgcgccctcttcggcgcagtttcctccgtccaatcaaggctcgctgttttccgcacaccccgacacgtactacatcgacaatcgacgatcaccccagcggaagacggacctgtggcgtgctccggatcggcggcgtctctgctttcactgcggggaacccggtcatctgtatcgccagtgcccgtatcgacagcttgggctgcaggggttccctatcgacatgccccgtccaccaagaggtcaacgaccccgggagatcgaggactacgtagcccagcagcgcatggcgacaattccccagcggcagtctcggtctccatcaccacgccgaccttcgccacagccccaaagctcctcctggatggcgcagagacggtcgccaagtccccgccgggaaaactaaagagagcgacctcagggggcgaggccgctggcaatcgatacgaacaagaccccccgacaacgcgaacagcgaccgaccgcgatttaaaggcaacgactgcagtacctgaactcggagatcgattctcgttggatatacccgtgcttctcgatggctataaggttagtgctttggtggacactggcgctgatttctcgattttaagcggaaagctagcggcgcttcttaaaaaaagtaatgacaccatggtccggcacgcagattcgcacggctggcggacatgtcgtaactccgcttggcctatgcacagcaagagtccaaattcgcagctccacatttgttgtcagctgcctagttctaccgaactgctcccgtgactgtatccttggcgttgattttctccgagagtacggagctattattgacctccgaaagcgcactgtcacattttctaccgagaaagctgatgtttactccgaggactgtccacgccgcgccgcccttagaatatccgccgagagcgtttggattccgccacgcgccagcgtttttgtgagtgttcactgcgacggactacgtgaagggacagcggtcgcagagggcaacctgtcccttttgctcacccacggcatctgctcagcgcgaggtctcatccatctccgcgacggctgctctgagctcctggtgactaacttctctaacgagccccggcacctttttcgtgctactgccatcgcattcgccgaccccttagcggaggtttctgaatgtttcgcgttcgaagctgttagacctgtgcgcccatcccttgacatcagcccggacctttcggtgactcaacagcgagaactacgtgccctcctacttgaatactcctcctgtttcgcttcttcgtcgaaagtccggcaaacggctcttctcaagcaccgcatcattacgcccgacgatgcccgccccatccatcagcagccgtaccgtatctcaccgaaggagcgtgaggcgatccaaacgcaggtgaaggagatgctttcagatggaatcattcaaccttccagcagcccctggtcttcacctgtcgtgctggtgaagaaaaaggatgggacactccgcttctgcgtggattatcggaaactgaacaacatcaccaaaaaagacgtctacccgctgcctcgtatcgacgactcgctcgacagacttcgtcgcgcccagtacttctcctccattgatttaaagagtgggtactggcagatagaggtcgacgagcgggaccgcgaaaaaacggcgttcgtgacacccgacggactgtacgaatttaaagtgctaccttttgggctatgttcagcgccggcaactttccagcggatgatggataccgttctcgctggactaaaatggcaaacttgtttggtttatctcgatgatgtcgtcgtattttccgaaacctttgccgaacaccttgaacgcctgaggacagtattagatgccctccgatcggccgacttaacgctaaagcccgagaagtgccactttgggtacaaagagttgaagtttctcggtcacctcgtgagtgccgatggcgttaagcccgaccccgagaaaactgctgccgtcgccaactttcctgttcctgcaacaaagaaaagtgtgcaacgttttttgggtctgtgcgcatattaccgccgcttcatcgccgacttttcaaagattgccgcacccctgtaccacctcacgcgcaatgatacacagttcgtgtgggctgccgagcagcaggaggcttttgccgagctgcgcagacgactgctaacatcccctgttcttgcgcactttgatgaagaggctgaaaccgaagtccacaccgacgcgagcaacgtcggcctcggcgccgtactcgtccaacaccaaggtggcgtggaaagggtcatcgcgtatgcaagccgcacgctttctcgcgctgaaacaaactattcgaccacagaaaaagaatgccttgcggttatgtgggcaaccatgaaatttcgtccgtacctctacggccgcccgttcaaagtagttaccgaccaccattcgttgtgctggcttgcaaatcttcgcgacccatcggggcgcctagcccgatggagcctccgcctccaagaattcgattacaccattgtgcacaaatctggccagacgcacgaagacgctgacgcactctctcgcgcgcccgtcgggttagcggatgatagcatagaggacgagagtggttttattggagttgtcagcgccttagacctaatgacccgccagcgagctgacccagacctgcgacctatcattgattatctggagggccgagcttctgtcgtaccccgacaattttctagaaacctgccggccttctgtctccggaacggcattttgtttaagaaaaactccagcactgttgaccgagcgcacctcctcgtcgttccggcagatctccgcgccgatatccttcttgcttgtcacgatgagccgacctccggccacttgggctttgcccgcacacttgcacgcgtgcgccaggcgtattattggcccaaactttctcacgccgtccagcgttacgtcagaggctgccgcgattgccaacgtcgtaaggcgcctcctctcaagccagcgggcttgctccaacctattgaaccccctcggacgccttttgatcaagtcggcatcgatcttctgggcccattccctgtgtcatcggcaggtcataaatggatcatagtcgcgaccgactatttaacaaggtatgcggaaactaaaacggtgcagcgcggtacgtcatctgagatcgcccagttttttatgcaacaaatcgtgctgcgtcatggcgcaccgtcccacgtaatcactgatcgaggtacggcgtttacggcacagctcatgcgcgacgtgttcgagctcagtcacacgaaccatcgcaaaactactgcctatcacccacagacgaacgggctcacagagagactcaacagaacgatcgccgacatgatcgcaatgtacatagactcgcagcacaaaacctgggacgagattctcccgtacgtcacatacgcttacaacacggccacccaggagacgacccgatttacaccatttcgtctggtctacggacgtgacgttcagacgatgctggatgcaatgcttccatgcagcactgatgaccacccactcacgccagacgccgagcagttcgctcagagcgccgaggaagcacgtcaacttgcccgtcttcacattcagcggcagcagggcacggatgcacgccgctacaacctccgtcatcggcacgtcgaataccatccgggagaccaagtttgggtgtggaccccggtacgccgcccaggcttgtctgaaaaactgatgtgccgttactttggaccgtaccgagttttgcgccgcgtcaccgaagtgacctacgaagttcttcctaacgggactgtgcagcctcagcgtcgtccaccccgctctgaggttgtgcacgttgtccgcatgaaaccctacttcacgcggtaatggatagtacgctcagtgttctgctagttttcgcgtgggacaccttcgcccacctcccttgtacatttttgtgtgcttgtgctgttttttttctctttccactgcccatactgctaccccgcttttgtttttctttttttttggagggggagtaatgccacctggtgttctcaggtggcgctgaagtgtcttcgaagacgttgaagtgtctcgcgctggctggctggctgcttgctgtattctgctggttagcgacctgtctccctgttttccgttacaatatatatagcCATCCAAGCTGATGACGTAGGCAATGGCGGCTGGCGATAATCAGGAAGCTGAAGTTTCCGAGTGCGCAGGTCCGGATTTTCTGTTCCGCAGGTGTTGTCCATTGACTGGCTGCTCCAGGGTACGTGTTGCTCAGCCGCTTCGACAGGAAAACCGAAGTATGTTTGCCATGGTGAACACTCTGCAGCGATGATGTGCATGGCCTGAATAAAAAACAAGAAGGGGCTTGTGAGACGCATAATCCTTGTGCTGTCActatgcccacaccatatggtgcCATGTGTTGCTGCCATGTGGTGCTGCGATGTGTTGATGTGTTTTGTCCTTTGTACTTCCATGTTGTTTTGTATTTTGTACACCTGTGTGTCACTCCTGCTTGGCCGCTCAGCCTGCAGTAtgattgtaaataaataaaaaaaagtaaaatttttTGGCGAACTTTGCACACGCTTTATGTTAGGTTATTGTTTAAACATTCCTTTATATTCTCACTGGGGAATAGCTCTGCCCTCAACATTTAGTCtggcttcgttcttttttttcgtttctcaGGACGACAACCTAGAGGAGCGCCGCGAAGTTGCCTGTAATCGATGGGACTACAACGCCACGGATGTTGGTGACAGCGTCGTCAGCATGTGGGACCTCGTGTGCGAACACCAGTGGCTGTACTCCATCTCCAGCTCCGTGTACATCATGGGTCCGCTGTGTCTGGTGCCTGTGGCCGGCATAATGGCAGACCGCATGGGGCGCAGGCCGGTGATCCTGGCCAGTGCCGCCACCATGCTGTTGGCCAGCATGGCGGCAAGTACGACGAAGGCCTTGGGTGCCTTCCTCATGGCCCGATTCATCATCTCCGCCGCGACCAGCGCGACCAGCGTGTTGAACTTCATCGTCCTCTACGAAGTGACGGGAAACGAGCACCGGGCACTGTACATCCTTCTGGCGAACATTGTCGGTACCACAGTGCCGCCTGTACTGTATTCCCTGCTGTCGCTACTCCGTCCTAGCTGGAGGCTGTCGCACGCACTCTTCGTCGCGGCCTCTGCCATTGTGCTGGCCTGCTGCTACTCCCTCGAGGAGTCCCCCGTCTGGCAGCTGGCCACGTGGAGAATTCGCCAGGCTGAGAGCACCGTGTTGCATGTAGCAAAGTACAACGGAGTGGATGGAGCCAAGGCCAGAGCCACGTTCAGAGCGCTGAAGCGGCAGCTGGAGAAGCGAGAGACAGCCTCTGGAGCGGGGACAGGTTCCTCGGAAAGCATATTGCTTTCGGCTTCCTTTCGCCGGCGTGCCGTGTCCATCATTTTGTCCTGGTTTGGCGTGAACTTTGCGTACTATGCTTCACGCATGGAGCACACGGGTTTCGAAGCCCACTGGGAAGTTTCGGCGCACCTGTTCAAAATCTTGCTCCTCATCGCACTTTACTATAGCCTAAAAAGACGAGGTCAAAGATTCACGTTGTCCGTAGTGCTGGCGCTGCTGTCTGTCTGCGGTGCGTTTCAAACAGTCTCCTACGAATTGAAGCTCAGTATCGCGATGCCATTGTCCAAATTAATGGTCTTAACCGCCACTACTGCGGCTATGTGCGTCAACTATACCTATGCCGGCGAAGTCTTCCCTACTGCAATAAGAAGCGTAGGATTCTGCATATCCTATTCCGTcggccgcgtcggagttctcctgGTCACATTGATTATTGCCTTCACCGAAGACCAGCGCATATTATCTCTCAATGTGGTCATGACGGTGCTGAGCTTGGTGAGCGCGGTGGCAGTTCAGTGGCTTCCCGAGATATTCTCCCATCAGAAGAAAGACGCGGATCTGGGCCCGTTGGACGCAGAGCAGCGTAAGGAGGCCCTGAAAACTTTTCTCCATCCGTGTCGGTCGTCTGCGAA
Protein-coding sequences here:
- the LOC144120057 gene encoding solute carrier family 22 member 16-like, which encodes MPPKEDVGSDAGVKSPALSLLEGFMSTDSRALIQENVYVILGHGRFQHSVLVFTTLAVIVLLIHAFAYRLIGRPVDHWCQPPSEFRDWPVEQWRNVAIPVLADGSFSSCTVYSPPVPDDNLEERREVACNRWDYNATDVGDSVVSMWDLVCEHQWLYSISSSVYIMGPLCLVPVAGIMADRMGRRPVILASAATMLLASMAASTTKALGAFLMARFIISAATSATSVLNFIVLYEVTGNEHRALYILLANIVGTTVPPVLYSLLSLLRPSWRLSHALFVAASAIVLACCYSLEESPVWQLATWRIRQAESTVLHVAKYNGVDGAKARATFRALKRQLEKRETASGAGTGGTVLSFQVAVTKGDKVESAIQPSAKCHSTDRQRHIKLSASAGF